A section of the Solitalea canadensis DSM 3403 genome encodes:
- a CDS encoding glycoside hydrolase family 3 C-terminal domain-containing protein, which produces MIACSCSLSSFSQTQFPYKNPQLSVEERVKDLLSRMTLEEKFWQMFMIPGDLDEGKEKYTNGLFGFQVSSKGNADAAGQLLNYSSPTTALETAKKINSIQKYFVEETRLGIPIIAFDETLHGLVRDGATAFPQAIGLSATWDTQMMNRVAEAIARETKSRGIRQILSPVVNIASDVRWGRVEETYGEDPYLSSEMGVAFVSAFEKMDVITTPKHFLANSGDGGRDSYPIDFNERLLEELYLPPFKACFDRGGSRSVMTSYNSLNGSPCTANDWLLNKKLKQQMNFKGFVISDASAVGGANVLHFTAKDYPDASANAINNGLDVIFQTDYEHYKLFIPPFLDGRISEKIIDEAVRRVLTVKFQLGLFEHPYVNESEVNKWNGNPVHKSLAKEAALKSIVLLKNENDVLPLQKSIKSLALIGTDAEEARLGGYSGPGNGKINILDGIKNKLGKATKVNYAPGCGRQSPEFAVIPSENLFSNVNGKIESGLVAEYFNNIGLNGKPVLTRVDRELNFRWTLYSPHPDINYDFYSVRWVGNLKAPATGKFKIGLDGNDGYRLYLNGKLVIDNWKSQTYSTKLTDYYFEKDKEYDIKVEFFESSGSAWFKLVWNVIEANDWQKKIDDAVLIAKNSDVAVVVAGIEEGESLDRAYLNLPGHQEEMINKIAATGKPVVVVLIGGSAITMTKWIDNVSSVIDAWYPGEEGGNALADVLFGDYNPAGRLPITFPIAEGQLPLVYNHKPTGRTDDYVNLTGQPLFPFGFGLSYTKFEYTNLKFDKKQIAKNESTVVHCAVKNTGTRAGEEVVQLYVRDLLASVARPMKELKGFQRISLKPGEEKEVVFPITPDLLKMLNEQMKWVVEPGEFRIMIGASSKDIRLRDILTVGN; this is translated from the coding sequence ATGATTGCATGCTCATGTTCACTTTCCTCTTTTTCCCAAACCCAATTTCCGTATAAGAATCCTCAACTTTCTGTTGAAGAAAGGGTGAAAGACCTGTTGTCAAGAATGACCCTGGAGGAAAAATTTTGGCAAATGTTTATGATACCCGGGGACTTGGATGAAGGGAAAGAAAAATATACAAATGGCTTGTTTGGGTTTCAGGTAAGCTCAAAAGGAAATGCGGATGCCGCAGGCCAATTACTCAATTACAGTTCTCCAACAACTGCATTGGAAACAGCCAAAAAGATTAATTCTATCCAGAAATATTTTGTTGAAGAAACGCGCTTAGGCATTCCCATCATTGCGTTTGATGAAACATTGCACGGCCTGGTACGGGACGGGGCTACTGCTTTCCCACAGGCAATTGGCCTTTCTGCAACTTGGGATACGCAAATGATGAATCGTGTGGCTGAAGCCATTGCAAGAGAAACAAAAAGCAGAGGTATTCGGCAAATATTATCTCCGGTTGTCAATATTGCTAGTGATGTGCGTTGGGGAAGGGTGGAAGAGACCTATGGAGAAGATCCATATTTGTCATCAGAAATGGGAGTGGCATTTGTTTCGGCGTTTGAAAAAATGGATGTGATTACTACCCCAAAGCATTTTTTAGCGAATAGTGGCGATGGTGGTCGCGATAGTTATCCGATTGATTTTAATGAGCGCTTGCTGGAAGAACTGTACTTGCCACCTTTTAAAGCTTGTTTTGACCGCGGCGGCTCTCGCAGTGTAATGACTTCTTATAACTCTTTAAACGGAAGCCCATGTACTGCAAATGATTGGCTGCTTAATAAGAAGCTAAAGCAACAAATGAATTTTAAAGGCTTTGTTATTTCAGATGCTTCAGCAGTAGGTGGTGCGAATGTTTTACATTTTACTGCAAAAGACTATCCCGACGCTTCAGCAAACGCCATTAATAATGGCTTAGATGTAATATTTCAAACGGACTATGAGCATTATAAACTGTTTATTCCTCCTTTTTTAGATGGAAGAATCAGTGAGAAGATTATTGATGAAGCGGTAAGGAGAGTGCTGACTGTGAAATTTCAACTGGGGCTTTTTGAACATCCGTATGTAAATGAAAGCGAGGTAAATAAATGGAATGGAAATCCTGTTCATAAAAGTTTGGCAAAAGAAGCCGCACTAAAATCAATCGTTTTGCTTAAAAATGAAAACGATGTATTGCCATTGCAAAAATCAATAAAGTCTTTAGCTCTTATTGGAACCGATGCTGAGGAAGCCCGGTTAGGTGGGTACAGTGGTCCAGGTAATGGAAAAATCAACATACTGGACGGCATCAAAAATAAACTAGGCAAAGCAACGAAGGTTAACTATGCTCCCGGTTGTGGTCGTCAATCTCCGGAGTTTGCTGTCATTCCTTCAGAAAACCTATTTAGTAATGTAAATGGAAAAATAGAGAGCGGCTTAGTCGCTGAGTATTTCAATAATATAGGGTTAAATGGTAAGCCTGTATTAACAAGGGTAGATAGGGAATTAAATTTCCGTTGGACTTTATACTCCCCACACCCTGATATCAATTATGATTTCTATTCAGTTAGATGGGTAGGTAATTTAAAAGCGCCAGCTACTGGTAAGTTTAAAATCGGTTTGGATGGTAACGATGGGTATCGACTGTATTTGAACGGGAAACTGGTGATCGATAATTGGAAGAGCCAAACGTACAGCACAAAGTTAACAGACTACTATTTTGAAAAGGATAAAGAGTATGATATCAAGGTAGAGTTTTTTGAGTCTTCTGGTTCTGCATGGTTTAAGCTGGTTTGGAATGTAATAGAGGCCAATGATTGGCAGAAGAAGATTGATGATGCTGTATTAATTGCAAAAAATAGTGATGTTGCTGTTGTTGTTGCTGGTATTGAAGAAGGTGAATCACTCGATAGGGCCTATTTAAATTTACCTGGTCACCAGGAAGAAATGATTAATAAAATTGCGGCAACCGGTAAACCGGTGGTTGTGGTTTTAATTGGAGGAAGCGCCATCACCATGACGAAATGGATCGATAATGTTTCTTCAGTAATTGATGCCTGGTACCCAGGAGAAGAAGGTGGGAATGCATTGGCAGATGTGTTATTCGGTGATTATAATCCTGCAGGACGTTTGCCGATTACTTTTCCTATTGCTGAAGGTCAGCTACCCTTAGTTTACAATCATAAACCAACCGGCCGAACCGATGATTATGTAAATCTTACCGGACAGCCTTTATTTCCTTTTGGCTTTGGATTAAGCTATACCAAATTTGAGTACACTAATTTGAAGTTTGATAAAAAGCAGATTGCCAAAAATGAATCAACCGTAGTTCATTGTGCCGTTAAGAATACCGGAACCCGGGCAGGAGAAGAGGTTGTGCAGTTGTACGTACGTGATTTGTTAGCCTCGGTTGCTCGTCCGATGAAAGAATTAAAAGGTTTTCAACGCATTTCTCTGAAACCAGGAGAAGAAAAGGAAGTTGTTTTTCCGATTACTCCCGACCTTTTAAAAATGCTGAACGAACAAATGAAGTGGGTGGTTGAACCGGGAGAGTTTAGAATTATGATAGGAGCATCTTCAAAAGACATCAGACTTAGGGATATTCTTACAGTTGGGAATTAA
- a CDS encoding ester cyclase → MGFAEPIKPLFKAFPDIHWNLEDLIAEDNKVVVKWDWKGTHSGKFTTFVATGKQITASGIAIYHLSHGKIISTTIHTDRLGFLQQINALPDDLASLSNDPVNEVQFIDKFLVPAAAKKEFYDRLDINRNFIKKLPGFIRDNAYEYTDENGNTVCITIALWKDKEALSAAKTAVQEEYKKRDSIRLNCLNV, encoded by the coding sequence TTGGGATTTGCAGAACCTATAAAACCATTATTTAAAGCATTTCCCGATATCCACTGGAATCTTGAAGACTTAATCGCAGAAGATAACAAAGTAGTAGTGAAATGGGATTGGAAAGGAACGCATTCGGGTAAGTTTACAACTTTTGTTGCTACTGGCAAACAAATAACGGCCAGCGGAATCGCTATTTATCATTTAAGTCATGGAAAAATAATAAGTACTACTATCCATACCGACAGACTTGGCTTTCTGCAACAGATTAATGCTTTGCCAGATGATCTCGCTTCACTATCTAATGATCCTGTTAATGAAGTACAGTTTATCGATAAATTTCTTGTTCCTGCAGCTGCAAAAAAAGAATTTTATGATAGGCTGGATATTAACAGAAATTTCATCAAAAAATTGCCCGGCTTCATAAGGGATAATGCTTACGAATACACTGATGAAAATGGAAACACCGTTTGTATAACAATTGCCTTATGGAAGGACAAAGAAGCACTATCAGCTGCTAAAACGGCAGTACAGGAAGAATATAAAAAACGGGATTCGATCCGGCTGAATTGTTTAAATGTTTAA
- a CDS encoding family 20 glycosylhydrolase, with translation MKLKPIGTISLLFIMLLFVTKANAQSFPNYYLIPKPESMETQDGIFSLGKNTIVNNNLGKEANAAIAELKRMSSLCSQSATKPGSIIFKNETKPLLEGGYKLSVKKDQIIISANTEEGALNAVSTIKQLTGAPLFLTKVVALEVPCVTITDNPRFQWRGMHFDVSRHFFDLPYLRKTIDRMAYFKLNKLHLHLTDDEGWRIEIKKYPELTQKGAWRTYSRHDSVCLTLAKDNPDYELPKKHFKVINGVKLYGGFYTQEEMKGLIKYAQDRGVEIIPEIDMPGHMMAATKLMPWLTSSGQAAFGKTFSEPLCPCKETTFEFAENVFSEIAALFPSQYIHLGADEVEKTSWEKSPECAELMKKEGIKGVEELQSYFVHRMEKFLNSKGKKMIGWDEILEGGISPTATLMYWRAWVPQAPKMAAEKGNYMIMTPGEYCYFDAQQDDNSLQKVYSFDPLNYNLTEDDKKFVSGIQGNVWTEYISTENRYEYMVYPRMLALAENAWSNSSKDWNDFENRFIGQLPLLDAMHINYRFPGLRGFSTKSAFVDKAELKVINPVSAFKVRYTTDGSNPTASSQLMPAKIDITQSAQFKVAAFSSTGRHGDVYTIDYQQQNYLEPVGNTEGMKNGLKFSYYPGLYKSVKEIKETDRDKQDITKGIEIPVANTAGSFATKHTGYFYAPETGVYTFFLRSDDGSVLKIGGNTLVDNDGFHTATEKTAQIALKKGCHPFELLFIEGGGGYTLQLQYESPSGVKQSVKAENFYN, from the coding sequence ATGAAACTAAAGCCAATAGGTACTATCTCCCTTCTGTTTATAATGCTTTTGTTTGTAACAAAAGCTAATGCGCAATCATTCCCCAATTATTACCTTATTCCCAAACCGGAGAGTATGGAAACTCAGGACGGTATTTTCTCATTGGGAAAAAATACTATTGTCAATAATAACCTTGGTAAAGAGGCAAACGCAGCTATAGCTGAACTTAAACGTATGAGTAGTTTATGCTCACAATCTGCAACTAAACCAGGCTCAATTATATTCAAAAATGAAACGAAGCCTCTTCTGGAGGGTGGATATAAACTTTCTGTAAAGAAAGACCAGATTATTATTTCAGCTAACACTGAAGAAGGAGCTTTAAACGCAGTTAGTACAATAAAGCAATTGACAGGAGCTCCGTTGTTTTTGACTAAAGTCGTGGCGCTTGAGGTGCCTTGTGTTACAATTACAGATAATCCCCGTTTTCAATGGAGAGGAATGCATTTTGATGTTTCCCGTCACTTTTTTGATTTACCTTATCTACGTAAGACGATCGACAGAATGGCTTATTTTAAGCTTAATAAATTGCATTTACATCTTACCGATGATGAAGGGTGGCGGATTGAGATTAAGAAATACCCTGAATTAACTCAGAAAGGAGCCTGGAGAACTTATAGCAGACATGATTCGGTTTGTTTAACTCTTGCAAAGGATAATCCTGATTATGAATTGCCAAAGAAACATTTTAAGGTAATTAATGGAGTTAAATTGTACGGTGGATTTTATACTCAGGAAGAAATGAAAGGCCTGATTAAATATGCACAGGACAGAGGAGTTGAGATTATTCCGGAGATTGATATGCCCGGCCACATGATGGCTGCCACTAAGTTAATGCCATGGTTAACCTCATCCGGACAAGCGGCTTTCGGAAAAACGTTTTCAGAACCCCTTTGTCCATGCAAGGAAACCACTTTTGAATTTGCTGAAAATGTTTTTTCCGAGATTGCTGCACTTTTCCCAAGTCAGTACATTCATTTAGGCGCCGACGAGGTTGAAAAAACAAGTTGGGAAAAAAGTCCGGAATGTGCAGAGCTAATGAAAAAGGAAGGAATTAAAGGCGTTGAGGAACTTCAGAGCTATTTTGTTCACCGAATGGAGAAATTTCTGAACAGCAAAGGGAAGAAAATGATAGGCTGGGATGAAATTTTAGAAGGTGGTATATCACCAACCGCAACATTAATGTATTGGAGAGCCTGGGTGCCTCAAGCTCCTAAAATGGCTGCTGAAAAGGGAAATTACATGATTATGACTCCTGGGGAGTATTGCTATTTTGATGCTCAGCAAGACGATAATTCACTTCAAAAAGTATACTCATTTGATCCATTAAATTATAACCTTACTGAAGATGATAAGAAATTTGTAAGTGGAATTCAGGGCAACGTTTGGACTGAGTACATTTCTACCGAGAACAGGTATGAGTACATGGTTTACCCAAGAATGCTTGCCTTAGCGGAAAATGCGTGGTCAAACTCTTCTAAAGACTGGAATGATTTTGAGAATCGATTTATCGGCCAGTTGCCGTTACTGGACGCTATGCATATTAATTACAGATTTCCGGGGTTACGAGGTTTTAGCACGAAAAGTGCTTTTGTAGATAAAGCTGAACTAAAAGTGATAAATCCTGTAAGTGCTTTTAAAGTAAGGTACACGACTGATGGTTCAAATCCAACTGCTTCATCGCAATTGATGCCAGCCAAAATAGATATTACTCAATCAGCACAATTTAAGGTAGCTGCCTTTAGTTCAACTGGCAGGCATGGCGACGTGTACACGATTGACTACCAACAGCAAAACTACTTGGAGCCTGTAGGTAATACGGAGGGGATGAAAAATGGTTTGAAGTTTTCTTATTATCCTGGTCTATATAAATCAGTTAAAGAGATAAAAGAGACAGATAGAGATAAGCAAGACATTACTAAAGGAATTGAAATCCCGGTTGCCAATACGGCAGGTAGTTTTGCAACTAAACACACAGGTTATTTTTATGCCCCTGAAACTGGTGTTTACACTTTCTTTTTACGGTCAGATGATGGCAGTGTGCTGAAAATCGGCGGTAATACATTGGTTGATAATGATGGATTTCATACAGCGACTGAAAAAACTGCTCAAATAGCCTTGAAGAAAGGTTGTCATCCTTTTGAACTCCTGTTTATTGAAGGAGGAGGAGGTTACACATTGCAATTGCAATATGAATCACCTTCGGGAGTAAAACAAAGTGTTAAAGCTGAAAACTTCTATAACTAA
- a CDS encoding SusD/RagB family nutrient-binding outer membrane lipoprotein → MKNILMKSCVLLAAGMLATSCSKFDDYTKDPLAASPDQVQVEYFINNSIIGAQMNPDVAERSFILYWKTAGHQHSVTAISGGTYNDGWTSAYYDQVSGWLNSINTAIQVANEQVSKGQAKPYTSNLIQVSRIWRAYLMSEMSDNFGPIPINAFQGENPEFSSVKDVYYFALAELKDASEKLDVTVSNPAGLKDLDPAYGYDYKRWKKYANSMRLRLAMRLSEVDANKAKIEFEAAATTLDNLIITPIEAFQVQEKDGWDALTGVMSRPWNTQPIAASMNNLYLGLGGVKSQDQLSADFSSYIKPANWMGQKFDDHFTTKTNDPSAGYWFDGLPYSIDPRAYKAFIIPGDVSNPDFTNSGGDAVNTVRDLVDDAGNKVKTIDAKYTWNARVAGSWGAKGTKNQVVTYEGTMPRLSNKFRDSKNKRIFFAAWETYFLLAEAAERGWGTPVSGKAAYEAGIKSSFDYWGVSSYLGTYLASQDFNRVGTSVNWDHTTEPNATYTMNYQNGYTGANGTVTVSYPKNDLYKNGTVRNDHLTKIITQKFIAQNPWLPLEAWNDQRRLGLPFFENPAIETPLVNLPALNSSNYMTSNIKFFPQRIKYPSSLPNANVKGYEQAKSFLNGDDAVLTPLWWAKQQ, encoded by the coding sequence ATGAAAAATATATTAATGAAATCATGTGTGTTGTTAGCAGCTGGTATGCTTGCAACCTCATGCAGTAAATTTGATGATTATACCAAAGATCCTTTGGCAGCAAGTCCGGATCAGGTTCAGGTTGAGTATTTTATCAATAATTCAATTATTGGTGCTCAAATGAATCCTGATGTTGCGGAAAGATCTTTCATTTTATATTGGAAAACAGCTGGCCACCAGCATAGTGTAACTGCCATATCGGGTGGTACATATAACGATGGCTGGACTTCAGCTTATTATGACCAGGTTTCAGGCTGGTTAAATTCAATTAATACAGCTATTCAAGTTGCAAATGAGCAGGTATCAAAAGGTCAGGCTAAACCATATACAAGTAACCTAATTCAGGTATCACGTATCTGGAGAGCTTATTTGATGAGTGAAATGTCAGATAACTTTGGTCCGATTCCAATTAATGCATTCCAAGGAGAAAATCCTGAGTTTTCAAGCGTAAAAGATGTGTATTACTTCGCATTAGCAGAGTTAAAAGATGCAAGTGAAAAACTTGATGTGACTGTATCTAACCCTGCCGGATTAAAAGATTTAGATCCTGCATATGGTTATGATTACAAGAGATGGAAAAAATATGCCAACTCTATGCGTTTACGTTTGGCAATGAGATTGTCAGAAGTGGATGCTAATAAAGCTAAAATAGAGTTTGAAGCGGCAGCTACTACTCTTGATAACCTTATTATTACTCCAATTGAAGCTTTCCAGGTGCAAGAGAAAGATGGATGGGATGCCTTAACAGGTGTAATGAGCCGTCCTTGGAACACTCAGCCAATTGCAGCTTCAATGAACAATCTGTATTTAGGTTTAGGAGGTGTTAAATCTCAGGATCAATTGTCAGCTGATTTCTCTTCATACATAAAACCAGCTAACTGGATGGGCCAGAAATTTGATGATCACTTTACTACTAAAACTAATGATCCTTCAGCAGGCTATTGGTTCGATGGTTTACCATACAGTATCGATCCTCGTGCATACAAAGCTTTCATTATCCCAGGTGATGTATCAAACCCTGATTTCACCAATTCAGGAGGTGATGCTGTAAACACAGTAAGAGACTTAGTGGATGATGCAGGTAATAAAGTTAAAACCATTGATGCTAAGTATACATGGAATGCACGCGTAGCAGGTAGCTGGGGTGCTAAAGGTACCAAAAACCAGGTAGTAACCTATGAAGGTACTATGCCTCGTCTATCAAATAAATTCAGAGATAGCAAGAACAAACGTATTTTCTTTGCTGCTTGGGAAACTTATTTCTTATTAGCAGAGGCTGCTGAACGTGGTTGGGGTACTCCTGTATCAGGAAAAGCTGCATATGAAGCTGGTATCAAATCAAGTTTCGACTATTGGGGCGTTTCGTCTTACTTAGGAACTTACCTTGCTTCGCAAGATTTTAACAGAGTTGGAACTTCAGTAAACTGGGATCATACTACTGAACCAAATGCTACTTATACCATGAACTATCAGAATGGTTATACTGGTGCAAATGGTACGGTTACTGTTTCTTACCCTAAAAATGATCTTTATAAAAACGGTACCGTTAGAAATGATCATTTAACAAAAATTATCACTCAAAAGTTCATCGCTCAGAATCCATGGTTACCATTGGAAGCTTGGAATGATCAAAGAAGATTAGGTTTACCATTCTTTGAAAATCCTGCGATCGAAACTCCTTTAGTGAATTTACCTGCATTGAACTCGTCAAATTATATGACAAGTAATATTAAATTCTTCCCTCAACGCATTAAATATCCTTCAAGCTTGCCAAATGCAAACGTTAAAGGGTACGAACAGGCAAAATCATTCCTGAACGGAGATGACGCAGTGCTTACCCCATTATGGTGGGCAAAACAGCAATAA
- a CDS encoding SusC/RagA family TonB-linked outer membrane protein, with the protein MRAIFTQKNALLLFALLLFSTVVMAQNKVTGKVTSAPDGLPMPGVIISVKNSTKGTTTDVDGNYTLNVPLQSVISFNFLGFAKREVTFTGQSTINIVLEAENKSLGEVVVTALGIKREKKSLGYAVQEVKGENLVETRENNIANALSGKVAGLQVVRSSNGPAGSSKIVLRGNNSLTGSNQPLVVVDGVPVDNFTGATNNDFWNPTLDMGNGMSDINPEDIESLSVLKGPSAAALYGSRAGNGVILITTKSGKKQNGLGITVNSSVGLENVFTNPKMQNSFGQGENNIYNKESNLSWGPKIEGQSVQTWDGKNTPMASYDNVGNYLDQGVSYNQNVTFQQVYNQTSIYSSLNYLDDKSMIPGVKLNKLNLMAKAVSHFGPENRWTVDTKVQYTNSNAQNRPQGGPRGDNAFYTSYLLPRSLDITQFSNPLDANNNMLWYRGNTSQVNPYWTSKYNNNQDIRDRLMMNGSLKYEFTNWLNAEVKGGADMYTTNFEAKLYGGSPITPTGRYSMGKQTFKETNFSTLFTAKKDNIFGKVGGVATLGGNLMSQKFSSLTNSVGELNARDLFSLRNGKNNAVVDQLGTEKKINSVYGSLQVNYDAYLFVDATFRNDWTTALSKENRSFFYPSISVSNVFTDMMEKMGANMPSWISYGKLRASYAVVGNDMNAYQLYNTYKIDKDPNGNTTASRNEILFDSSVKNELIKSFEVGGDMRFFEGRFGFDVAWYKSNATNQLINLPMDPLSGYKYKKINAGNIENRGFEITADAKILTNPQSLNWNLMVNYSTNKNIIKELYQDVNLYPLGGYDDVQIVAVVGEKYGDIYGSRFKRVNDASSPFNGQLLVDENGLPQRDEQIVRLGNQQPTDLVGITNTFNYKGFGLSFMFDGRFGGKIFSGTNAAMQATGTAAATVVNGARDNMVVGGAVLNPTTNKYEANTKAVTPQLYWDRVAGGNLGITEANLYDASNIRLRNVQLSYDLPAKFLSKTPIQRAKFGVTCNNVWLIKSHMNGVDPESVYATGTNAVGFENASAPTTRTFLFNVTLGF; encoded by the coding sequence ATGAGAGCAATCTTTACTCAAAAGAATGCCTTGTTACTGTTTGCTTTGCTGCTGTTCTCCACAGTTGTTATGGCTCAAAATAAAGTAACAGGAAAAGTTACATCCGCACCCGACGGGTTGCCGATGCCAGGTGTTATTATAAGTGTTAAAAATTCGACAAAAGGAACAACTACGGATGTTGATGGTAATTACACGCTTAACGTACCACTTCAGTCAGTAATTTCATTTAACTTCCTTGGTTTTGCTAAAAGAGAAGTAACCTTTACCGGACAATCAACTATCAACATTGTACTTGAAGCTGAGAATAAAAGCTTAGGTGAAGTTGTGGTTACTGCATTAGGTATTAAGAGAGAGAAAAAATCTCTTGGTTATGCAGTACAGGAAGTAAAAGGAGAGAACCTTGTTGAAACAAGAGAAAACAACATAGCAAATGCGCTTTCAGGAAAAGTAGCAGGTTTACAGGTTGTTCGTTCAAGTAATGGTCCTGCCGGTTCTTCTAAAATTGTGTTAAGAGGTAATAACTCTCTAACTGGTTCTAACCAGCCATTAGTAGTAGTTGACGGTGTTCCGGTTGATAACTTCACCGGTGCTACTAACAATGACTTCTGGAACCCTACCCTTGATATGGGTAATGGTATGTCAGATATTAACCCTGAAGACATTGAAAGTCTATCAGTATTAAAAGGCCCATCTGCTGCTGCACTTTACGGATCAAGAGCTGGTAATGGTGTTATCTTGATTACTACTAAATCAGGTAAAAAACAAAATGGTCTTGGTATCACTGTAAATTCATCTGTTGGATTAGAAAATGTGTTTACTAATCCTAAAATGCAAAACAGCTTTGGTCAGGGCGAAAACAACATCTATAATAAAGAATCAAATCTAAGCTGGGGACCAAAAATTGAAGGTCAGTCAGTTCAAACCTGGGATGGGAAAAACACACCTATGGCTTCTTATGATAACGTAGGCAATTATCTTGATCAAGGGGTATCATATAACCAAAACGTAACCTTCCAACAAGTTTATAACCAAACCTCCATTTATTCTTCATTAAACTATCTGGATGATAAAAGCATGATCCCGGGAGTTAAGTTGAATAAATTAAACTTAATGGCAAAAGCAGTAAGTCATTTTGGACCGGAAAATCGTTGGACAGTAGATACCAAAGTTCAGTATACTAATAGCAATGCACAAAACAGACCTCAAGGTGGTCCACGTGGTGATAATGCTTTCTATACTTCGTATCTGCTTCCAAGATCCCTTGATATTACTCAGTTCAGTAATCCTTTAGATGCCAATAACAATATGCTTTGGTACAGAGGTAATACTTCACAGGTAAACCCTTACTGGACAAGTAAATATAATAACAATCAAGATATTCGTGATCGTTTGATGATGAATGGATCTTTGAAATATGAATTTACCAACTGGTTAAATGCTGAGGTTAAAGGCGGTGCAGATATGTACACTACTAATTTCGAAGCAAAACTATATGGAGGAAGCCCTATTACTCCTACAGGTAGATACAGTATGGGTAAACAAACGTTTAAGGAAACTAACTTCAGTACATTATTTACCGCGAAAAAGGATAATATTTTCGGTAAAGTAGGAGGTGTGGCTACTTTGGGCGGTAACTTAATGTCTCAGAAATTCAGCTCGTTAACCAATAGTGTTGGTGAGTTAAATGCAAGAGATTTATTCTCACTACGTAACGGTAAAAACAATGCAGTTGTTGACCAGTTAGGAACTGAAAAGAAGATCAACTCTGTTTATGGTTCATTACAAGTAAATTATGATGCTTACTTATTTGTTGATGCGACTTTCAGAAATGACTGGACTACAGCATTAAGTAAAGAGAACCGTTCTTTCTTCTATCCATCTATAAGCGTTTCAAATGTATTTACTGATATGATGGAGAAAATGGGAGCGAATATGCCAAGCTGGATCAGCTATGGTAAGTTAAGAGCTTCTTATGCAGTGGTAGGTAACGATATGAATGCATATCAGTTATACAATACCTATAAAATCGATAAAGATCCGAACGGAAATACTACAGCTTCAAGAAATGAGATTTTGTTTGATTCAAGTGTTAAAAATGAGTTGATCAAATCGTTTGAGGTGGGTGGTGATATGCGCTTCTTTGAAGGTCGTTTTGGATTTGACGTTGCCTGGTACAAATCAAATGCTACCAATCAGTTGATCAACCTTCCAATGGACCCATTAAGTGGTTACAAATACAAAAAAATCAATGCTGGTAATATCGAAAACAGAGGTTTTGAAATAACTGCTGATGCTAAGATTTTAACTAATCCACAGTCATTGAACTGGAACTTAATGGTTAACTACTCTACTAATAAGAACATTATTAAAGAGCTTTACCAGGATGTTAATCTTTATCCTTTGGGTGGTTATGATGATGTACAGATTGTTGCAGTAGTAGGAGAGAAATACGGAGATATCTATGGTAGCCGTTTCAAACGCGTTAACGATGCATCAAGTCCTTTTAATGGCCAGTTACTGGTTGACGAAAACGGTTTGCCTCAAAGAGATGAGCAGATCGTAAGACTTGGAAATCAGCAACCAACTGATCTTGTAGGTATCACCAATACATTCAACTACAAAGGTTTTGGACTATCATTTATGTTTGACGGTCGTTTTGGTGGTAAAATTTTCTCAGGAACTAATGCTGCAATGCAAGCAACAGGAACAGCTGCTGCAACTGTGGTAAACGGGGCAAGAGATAACATGGTTGTAGGTGGAGCTGTATTAAATCCAACTACAAACAAATACGAAGCAAATACTAAAGCTGTTACTCCTCAATTATACTGGGATAGAGTTGCAGGCGGTAACTTAGGTATTACCGAAGCTAACTTATATGATGCATCAAATATCCGTTTGAGAAACGTTCAGTTAAGCTATGATCTTCCTGCCAAATTCTTATCTAAAACACCTATTCAGAGAGCTAAATTTGGTGTAACATGTAACAATGTGTGGTTAATTAAGAGCCACATGAATGGTGTTGATCCTGAGTCTGTTTATGCAACAGGTACCAACGCTGTTGGATTTGAAAATGCAAGTGCTCCTACAACCCGTACATTCTTGTTTAACGTAACATTAGGTTTCTAA